A single Blastococcus colisei DNA region contains:
- a CDS encoding DUF2470 domain-containing protein: MSTCPSRPAPEPHRPDLAGLCPGPAERARTVAAGRGATVCAAGVESSRVLAHAVTEAEQFLIAVPAGGDVVRAVGAAPRSDLSALVMVSDHAPVPLRRPVRAQLWLSGWLTPVRPRDERAAVLAFADTRPDGVLLDVGRSVALLRLDLAEVVLSAGGRALDVSPLDFLAARPDPLAAIEAEHLAHLDRDHPEFLRLLAELLPAGSLAPGDVVRPLGMDRFGFRLRIERPGGHQDIRVPFAGPLTCTGDLGAAVGRLARAARNRVADRG, from the coding sequence ATGTCGACCTGTCCGAGCCGCCCCGCGCCGGAGCCGCATCGTCCCGACCTCGCGGGCCTCTGCCCGGGGCCGGCCGAGCGGGCGCGGACGGTGGCGGCTGGACGCGGTGCGACCGTCTGCGCCGCCGGGGTGGAGAGCAGCCGGGTGCTGGCGCACGCGGTCACCGAGGCGGAGCAGTTCCTCATCGCCGTGCCGGCCGGCGGCGACGTCGTGCGCGCCGTCGGAGCGGCTCCTCGGTCGGACCTCTCGGCCCTGGTCATGGTCAGCGACCACGCGCCCGTACCCCTCCGCCGTCCGGTGCGCGCCCAGCTGTGGCTGTCGGGCTGGCTCACTCCGGTCCGTCCGCGCGACGAGCGGGCCGCCGTCCTCGCGTTCGCCGACACCCGCCCCGACGGTGTGCTGCTGGACGTCGGCCGGTCGGTGGCGCTGCTCCGGCTCGACCTCGCCGAGGTGGTGCTCTCTGCCGGCGGGCGGGCGCTGGACGTGAGCCCGCTGGATTTCCTCGCCGCCCGGCCCGATCCGCTCGCCGCGATCGAGGCCGAGCACCTGGCGCACCTCGACCGCGATCACCCCGAGTTCCTGCGCCTGCTCGCGGAACTGCTGCCGGCCGGGTCGCTGGCCCCCGGCGACGTCGTGCGCCCGCTGGGCATGGACCGGTTCGGCTTCCGCCTGCGCATCGAACGGCCCGGCGGGCACCAGGACATCCGTGTGCCGTTCGCCGGCCCGCTGACCTGCACCGGGGACCTCGGTGCAGCGGTCGGCCGGCTGGCCCGTGCGGCGCGCAACCGGGTGGCCGACCGCGGCTGA
- a CDS encoding quaternary amine ABC transporter ATP-binding protein, which produces MFKVFGRQPEQAVARLRQGASAAELRAAGSTAAVIDVSFSADPGEIFVVMGLSGSGKSTLIRMLNGLLAPTAGRVHIGDTELTALDPAGLRRLRQEHISMVFQHFALLPHRSVAENAAYALEVRGVDRRTRLAAAREALELVGLQGWADHRPDQLSGGMQQRVGLARALAAETDVLLMDEAFSALDPLIRREMQDQLLELQRRFGKTIIFITHDLNEAMRIGDRIAVMRDGRIVRTGTPGEILAEPGDEYVASFLADVDRARVFTASDVMTPLPADVDATASTVSARAPLADLLTTAAGTDRPLVVEDSGGRRLGVVTRTALLAALGGETPDGDHRPAAAAGPRQGPQILEGLRA; this is translated from the coding sequence GTGTTCAAGGTCTTCGGTCGACAACCCGAGCAGGCGGTCGCCCGGCTGCGGCAGGGGGCGTCCGCGGCGGAACTGCGCGCGGCGGGGTCCACGGCCGCGGTCATCGACGTCTCCTTCAGCGCCGATCCCGGCGAGATCTTCGTCGTCATGGGCCTGTCCGGTTCCGGCAAGTCGACGCTGATCCGGATGCTCAACGGCCTCCTGGCCCCGACCGCGGGACGGGTGCACATCGGGGACACCGAGCTCACCGCGCTCGACCCGGCCGGCCTGCGCCGGCTCCGGCAGGAGCACATCAGCATGGTCTTCCAGCACTTCGCGCTGCTGCCGCACCGCAGCGTCGCCGAGAACGCGGCGTACGCCCTCGAGGTGCGCGGCGTCGACCGGCGCACCCGCCTGGCTGCCGCTCGGGAGGCCCTCGAGCTGGTCGGTCTGCAGGGCTGGGCGGACCACCGGCCCGACCAGCTCTCCGGCGGCATGCAGCAGCGGGTCGGCCTGGCCCGAGCCCTGGCCGCCGAGACCGACGTGCTGCTCATGGACGAGGCGTTCAGCGCGCTGGATCCGCTGATCCGCCGCGAGATGCAGGACCAGTTGCTCGAGCTCCAGCGGCGCTTCGGCAAGACGATCATCTTCATCACCCACGACCTCAACGAGGCCATGCGGATCGGCGACCGCATCGCGGTCATGCGTGACGGCCGGATCGTGCGCACCGGAACGCCGGGGGAGATCCTGGCCGAGCCGGGCGACGAGTACGTCGCGAGCTTCCTCGCCGACGTCGACCGCGCCCGCGTCTTCACCGCCTCCGACGTCATGACCCCGCTACCGGCCGACGTGGATGCCACGGCGTCGACCGTCTCGGCCCGGGCACCGCTGGCCGACCTGCTGACCACGGCGGCGGGCACCGACCGGCCGCTCGTCGTCGAGGACTCCGGTGGCCGGCGCCTCGGCGTCGTCACCCGCACCGCCCTGCTCGCCGCCCTCGGCGGCGAGACGCCCGACGGCGACCACCGGCCTGCCGCCGCGGCCGGGCCCCGCCAGGGGCCGCAGATCCTGGAGGGCCTTCGTGCGTGA
- a CDS encoding response regulator, producing MPTQVSGEISVVVADDDARVGAAVAGLLEQEPDFRVIAHVLSGDDAVRVAREHSAALALTDMRMPGGGPDLVRRLVALPHRPIVAVFSAQADSASWIRVLAAGGSAYLLKGTGAGDLPAVLRRCMQGHLVVGVPGAPDVVRRMLYRHP from the coding sequence GTGCCCACGCAGGTCAGCGGCGAGATCTCCGTCGTCGTCGCCGATGACGACGCGCGGGTGGGGGCTGCCGTGGCCGGCCTGCTGGAGCAAGAGCCGGATTTCCGGGTCATCGCTCACGTCCTCAGCGGTGACGACGCAGTCCGGGTCGCTCGCGAGCACTCGGCGGCACTCGCCCTGACCGACATGCGGATGCCCGGAGGGGGCCCGGACCTCGTGCGACGGCTGGTCGCCCTTCCCCACCGGCCGATCGTGGCGGTGTTCTCCGCTCAGGCGGACTCGGCCAGCTGGATCCGCGTCCTGGCAGCGGGCGGATCGGCGTACCTGCTCAAGGGGACGGGCGCCGGCGACCTGCCGGCGGTACTGCGCAGGTGCATGCAGGGCCATCTCGTGGTCGGCGTGCCCGGCGCGCCCGACGTGGTCCGCCGCATGCTCTACCGCCACCCCTAG
- a CDS encoding SDR family oxidoreductase — protein sequence MTTPTPAPGSVALITGGTGGFGRALATKLRALDVTVVLADLDSERNRQVAADLDAHFVVLDVTDRAANAAVVAQVEADHGRLDAAFLNAGIAGKSREALDVDEFLRVVDIDLFGVVYGTEAALPALRRAGGGSIVVTASLAGLSPMATDPGYSVAKGGAVAFVRSMAPRLVGEDIVVTAICPGFADTAIIDPIREEFERAGFPVLTAEEVADAMIAAWTQGEPGAAYIIQPGIGAVPYKFKGVPSAKTESGETAVVPEALRPPGMR from the coding sequence GTGACGACTCCCACACCCGCCCCCGGCTCCGTCGCTCTCATCACCGGAGGGACCGGTGGCTTCGGCCGCGCCCTCGCCACCAAGCTGCGGGCACTCGACGTCACCGTCGTGCTCGCCGACCTCGACAGCGAGCGCAACCGGCAGGTGGCCGCCGACCTCGACGCGCACTTCGTCGTCCTCGACGTCACCGACCGGGCGGCCAACGCCGCCGTCGTGGCGCAGGTCGAGGCCGACCACGGCCGGCTGGACGCCGCATTCCTCAACGCCGGCATCGCCGGCAAGTCCCGCGAGGCGCTCGACGTCGACGAGTTCCTCCGCGTCGTCGACATCGACCTCTTCGGCGTCGTCTACGGCACCGAGGCGGCGCTCCCGGCGCTGCGTCGCGCGGGTGGCGGCTCGATCGTCGTGACGGCGTCACTGGCGGGCCTCTCGCCCATGGCCACCGATCCCGGCTACAGCGTCGCGAAGGGTGGCGCGGTGGCGTTCGTCCGCTCGATGGCGCCTCGGCTGGTCGGCGAGGACATCGTGGTCACCGCGATCTGCCCGGGCTTCGCCGACACCGCGATCATCGACCCGATCCGCGAGGAGTTCGAGAGGGCCGGCTTCCCGGTGCTCACCGCCGAGGAGGTCGCCGACGCGATGATCGCCGCCTGGACCCAGGGGGAGCCGGGAGCGGCCTACATCATCCAGCCGGGCATCGGCGCCGTCCCGTACAAGTTCAAGGGCGTGCCGTCGGCGAAGACCGAGAGCGGCGAGACCGCCGTCGTCCCCGAGGCGCTGCGCCCGCCCGGCATGCGCTGA
- a CDS encoding M20/M25/M40 family metallo-hydrolase produces the protein MDSNAPVRAEDEVAELLSDLIRIDTTNTGDTSTSAGERAAAEWVACKLADVGIESEIHESERGRASLVARIPGADRSRPALLVHGHLDVVPADPSEWSVHPFSGEERDGYIWGRGAVDMKDMDAMVLALVRDWARTGVQPPRDIVLAFLADEEAGGKLGARWMVDEHADLFEGCTEAISEVGGFSITVRDDLRLYLVQTAEKGLAWMRLTASGKPGHGSFVHDDNAVTRLCQAVARLGSARLPTVLTPPMRQFLAAVEDAYGVEIDPDQPEEALARLGSISRMIGAALRNTANPTMVDAGYKANVIPGTASATVDGRFLYGQHEEFERQLAGLIGEGIRREWIVHDQAVETTFDGPLVDQMVAALKAEDDGARPVPFTMSGGTDAKSFQTLGMRCFGFSPLRLPADLDFASLFHGIDERVPVESLQFGVRVLDRFLRNV, from the coding sequence ATGGACAGCAACGCTCCGGTCAGGGCAGAGGACGAGGTCGCCGAGCTGCTGTCCGACCTCATTCGGATCGACACCACCAACACCGGCGACACGAGCACGAGCGCGGGGGAGCGGGCTGCCGCGGAGTGGGTGGCGTGCAAGCTGGCCGACGTCGGCATCGAGTCCGAGATCCACGAGTCCGAGCGCGGCCGGGCCAGCCTGGTCGCCCGCATCCCGGGCGCCGACCGCAGCCGACCAGCGCTCCTGGTGCACGGTCACCTCGACGTCGTCCCCGCGGACCCGTCGGAGTGGAGCGTCCACCCCTTCTCCGGCGAGGAGCGCGACGGCTACATCTGGGGCCGGGGCGCGGTCGACATGAAGGACATGGACGCCATGGTCCTGGCGCTGGTCCGCGACTGGGCCCGCACGGGCGTCCAGCCCCCGCGCGACATCGTCCTGGCCTTCCTCGCCGACGAGGAGGCCGGCGGGAAGCTCGGCGCGCGGTGGATGGTCGACGAGCACGCCGACCTGTTCGAGGGCTGCACCGAGGCGATCAGCGAGGTCGGCGGCTTCAGCATCACCGTGCGCGACGACCTGCGTCTCTACCTCGTGCAGACCGCCGAGAAGGGGCTGGCCTGGATGCGGCTGACCGCCTCCGGCAAGCCGGGCCACGGGTCTTTCGTGCACGACGACAACGCCGTCACGCGGCTCTGCCAGGCCGTCGCCCGTCTCGGCTCCGCCCGCCTGCCCACCGTCCTGACCCCGCCGATGCGCCAGTTCCTCGCCGCGGTCGAGGACGCCTACGGCGTCGAGATCGACCCCGACCAGCCCGAGGAGGCGCTGGCCCGCCTGGGGAGCATCAGCCGGATGATCGGCGCGGCCCTGCGCAACACCGCGAATCCGACCATGGTCGATGCCGGGTACAAGGCCAACGTCATCCCCGGGACGGCGTCGGCGACCGTCGACGGCCGCTTCCTCTACGGCCAGCACGAGGAGTTCGAGCGCCAGCTCGCCGGTCTCATCGGCGAGGGGATCCGGCGCGAGTGGATCGTCCACGACCAGGCGGTGGAGACGACGTTCGACGGCCCGCTGGTCGACCAGATGGTCGCCGCGCTGAAGGCCGAGGACGACGGCGCGCGACCGGTCCCCTTCACGATGAGCGGCGGCACCGACGCCAAGAGCTTCCAGACCCTGGGCATGCGCTGCTTCGGCTTTTCCCCGTTGCGGCTGCCGGCGGACCTGGACTTCGCCTCGCTGTTCCACGGCATCGACGAGCGGGTGCCGGTCGAGTCGCTGCAGTTCGGCGTCCGCGTCCTGGACCGGTTCCTCCGCAACGTATGA
- a CDS encoding DUF5703 family protein: MEAAADYQYAPLRIPPGTSRSAAATMLSLQADTGGWELARLQLHPDGTRKAILRRRVRLSYLPLPVI; the protein is encoded by the coding sequence ATGGAGGCGGCCGCGGACTATCAGTACGCGCCGCTGCGGATCCCGCCGGGCACATCCCGGTCCGCAGCGGCGACCATGCTGAGCCTGCAGGCGGACACCGGCGGTTGGGAGCTGGCGAGGCTGCAGTTGCACCCCGACGGCACCCGCAAGGCGATCCTGCGACGTCGCGTCCGGCTCTCCTACCTGCCGCTGCCGGTCATCTAG
- a CDS encoding EAL domain-containing protein: MATAHHDGSPGDDEASVRTRDEVDHAPPAPATGDWAPVPGVRWDGPATVLLSCSLSGTVLAAGAAFAALSGHPCSEVLGAPMRTLLQPWSHAQLQHVLRAARNGSASGTTPLRIRHADGSGLEVDTSWSVLTGADANATQVVFVCSVVPEGAVREDVSAWERDRAVRASEARFRAIAEASAEGIWVVSTAAETLYANTRVAAILGVPAEQTGDLLAVLDPWAAAVVSDRPGNGSERGAERSEIAYPHPDGCERRLLVSATPLHAGDGTPEGSLVMISDITDVRRAEQELRTVALEDTLTQLPNRTLLFDRLTHALTTAGHSTAVLLVDLDHFRMLNDSRGHDVGDQLLVGVGARLRAAALGNATVARFGGDEFVIVCEDADEDQGQAVARGLVEALAEPFLIGGAAVHVAASIGVTAAQAGSSCSAADLVRQADTAVHAAKGAGRARVHVFEQTLGEDVEHRYALSADLRAALAAEVLHLEYQPIVDLRTGAVVGMEALARWTHPERGPVPPGSFVTVAEITGLAPELDRWVLRRAVFEMAALREAGAVPPDAYVAVNLSAASLTDAFDFGDLLSWTRSSGLPPTQVVLEITETAIMQNADAAVALLRRLREQGFRVAMDDFGTGYSSLAYLRDLPISALKIDRSFVAGITERRDALAIVASIVELARAVGVAVVAEGVETPQQNALLRRLGVVTAQGWLWSTAVPASALSSGREWLNPIATVTAPTSHAWTPSRPSRDAGVGGALRRLLELHQYGAPLARIAAALNAEGYPTPAGQRWEPSSVARVIAHQIRRYAGPPDTGSTVRRSSGRVEGSHSAGRAATALDMSVVRPSHDTAVDGALRLRSLGQGVEEPGRPG; encoded by the coding sequence GTGGCCACGGCACACCACGACGGCTCACCGGGTGACGACGAGGCGTCGGTCAGGACCCGCGACGAGGTCGACCACGCGCCGCCCGCTCCGGCGACGGGGGACTGGGCGCCGGTGCCCGGCGTCCGGTGGGACGGGCCAGCGACCGTGCTGCTGTCGTGCTCGCTGTCGGGCACGGTGCTGGCCGCCGGCGCCGCGTTCGCCGCGCTGTCCGGCCACCCCTGCTCCGAGGTCCTCGGTGCACCGATGCGCACGCTCCTCCAGCCCTGGTCCCACGCGCAGCTCCAGCACGTCCTGCGTGCCGCCCGGAACGGCAGCGCGTCCGGGACCACCCCGCTCCGGATCCGGCACGCCGACGGCTCCGGCCTCGAGGTGGACACGTCCTGGTCGGTGCTGACGGGCGCCGACGCGAACGCGACCCAGGTGGTCTTCGTCTGCTCCGTCGTCCCGGAGGGCGCGGTGCGCGAGGACGTGTCCGCGTGGGAGAGGGACCGCGCCGTGCGTGCGTCGGAGGCACGGTTCCGCGCCATCGCCGAGGCGTCCGCCGAGGGGATCTGGGTCGTGAGCACCGCGGCGGAGACGCTGTACGCGAACACCCGCGTGGCGGCCATCCTCGGGGTGCCGGCGGAGCAGACCGGCGACCTGCTGGCAGTCCTCGACCCGTGGGCTGCAGCGGTCGTGTCGGACCGGCCCGGGAACGGCTCCGAGCGCGGGGCCGAGCGGTCCGAGATCGCCTATCCCCACCCCGACGGCTGCGAGCGGCGGCTGCTGGTCTCCGCGACCCCGCTGCACGCGGGCGACGGGACGCCCGAGGGCTCGCTGGTGATGATCTCCGACATCACCGACGTCCGTCGGGCCGAGCAGGAGCTGCGGACGGTCGCGCTGGAGGACACCCTGACGCAGCTGCCCAACCGCACACTGCTCTTCGACCGGCTGACGCACGCCTTGACGACGGCCGGGCACTCGACCGCGGTGCTGCTCGTCGACCTCGATCACTTCCGGATGCTCAACGACTCCCGGGGTCACGACGTCGGCGACCAGTTGCTGGTCGGTGTCGGTGCTCGCCTCCGAGCAGCCGCGCTGGGCAACGCGACCGTCGCCCGATTCGGCGGGGACGAGTTCGTGATCGTCTGCGAGGACGCCGACGAGGACCAAGGGCAGGCGGTGGCCCGCGGTCTCGTCGAGGCCCTCGCCGAGCCCTTCCTCATCGGCGGAGCCGCCGTGCACGTGGCGGCATCCATCGGCGTCACCGCCGCGCAGGCCGGGTCGTCCTGCTCGGCAGCGGACCTCGTGCGTCAGGCCGACACCGCCGTACACGCCGCGAAGGGCGCCGGCCGCGCGCGGGTGCACGTCTTCGAGCAGACGCTGGGTGAGGACGTGGAGCACCGGTACGCACTGTCGGCCGACCTGCGCGCGGCGCTGGCCGCCGAGGTCCTCCACCTGGAGTACCAGCCGATCGTGGACCTGCGCACGGGAGCCGTCGTGGGCATGGAGGCCCTGGCCCGCTGGACCCATCCCGAGCGCGGCCCGGTGCCCCCCGGCAGCTTCGTCACCGTCGCGGAGATCACCGGTCTGGCACCCGAGCTCGATCGGTGGGTGCTCCGCCGGGCGGTGTTCGAGATGGCCGCTCTCCGCGAGGCCGGCGCGGTGCCCCCCGACGCCTACGTCGCGGTGAATCTGTCCGCCGCCAGCCTGACCGACGCCTTCGACTTCGGCGACCTGCTGAGCTGGACGAGATCGTCGGGCCTGCCGCCTACGCAGGTGGTCCTCGAGATCACCGAGACGGCGATCATGCAGAACGCCGACGCCGCCGTGGCCCTGCTGCGGCGCCTCCGCGAACAGGGCTTCCGGGTGGCCATGGACGACTTCGGCACGGGCTACAGCTCGTTGGCATACCTGCGGGATCTGCCGATCTCGGCGCTGAAGATCGACCGCAGCTTCGTCGCCGGCATCACGGAGCGGCGGGACGCCCTGGCCATCGTCGCGTCGATCGTCGAGCTGGCCCGGGCGGTGGGAGTCGCCGTGGTCGCGGAGGGCGTCGAGACCCCGCAGCAGAACGCCCTCCTCCGCCGGCTCGGCGTCGTCACCGCGCAGGGTTGGCTCTGGAGCACGGCCGTGCCGGCGTCCGCCCTGTCGAGCGGCCGGGAGTGGCTGAACCCGATCGCGACGGTGACCGCGCCCACCTCACACGCCTGGACGCCGAGCCGCCCCAGCAGGGACGCCGGTGTGGGCGGTGCCCTTCGGCGACTGCTCGAGCTGCATCAGTACGGTGCCCCGCTCGCCCGGATCGCGGCCGCTCTGAACGCGGAGGGCTACCCCACACCAGCGGGCCAGCGGTGGGAGCCGAGCAGCGTCGCGCGGGTCATCGCGCACCAGATCCGCCGCTACGCCGGCCCGCCCGACACCGGGTCGACCGTCAGGCGATCGTCCGGACGAGTCGAAGGCTCCCATTCCGCGGGACGAGCGGCGACCGCGCTGGACATGTCCGTCGTCCGGCCGTCCCACGACACCGCCGTCGACGGTGCGCTACGCCTGCGATCGCTCGGACAGGGCGTCGAGGAGCCCGGGAGGCCCGGCTGA
- a CDS encoding NADPH:quinone oxidoreductase family protein, with translation MSLDEVERPTPGEGQVLVKVRAAALNFPDVLMAMGMYQEKPPLPYTPGVELCGEIVETGQRVIGSPSGGPGAFAEYALMDANNAWPVPDSMTDEKAASLYLTYQTGYVGLHRRANIQAGDWLLVHAGAGGVGTAAIQLGKAAGAKVIATAGGARKTEVCTQLGADHVIDYTTEDFVPIVKEITGGHGADIVYDPVGGDVFDKSTKCIAFEGRLVVVGFTSGRMPEARANHLLVKNYSVVGLHWGLYRKHEPSIFGTVHDELVKLVGSGAVDPLVGAVHPLEEAPQALMKLASRDTVGKVVLVP, from the coding sequence ATGAGCCTCGACGAGGTCGAGCGGCCCACCCCGGGCGAGGGCCAGGTGCTGGTCAAGGTGCGGGCCGCCGCCCTGAACTTCCCCGACGTCCTCATGGCGATGGGCATGTACCAGGAGAAGCCACCGCTGCCCTACACCCCGGGTGTCGAGCTGTGCGGCGAGATCGTCGAGACCGGCCAGCGGGTCATCGGCTCGCCCTCGGGCGGTCCGGGTGCCTTCGCCGAGTACGCGCTGATGGACGCGAACAACGCCTGGCCCGTCCCCGACTCGATGACCGACGAGAAGGCCGCGTCGCTGTACCTGACCTACCAGACCGGCTACGTCGGTCTGCACCGCCGCGCGAACATCCAGGCCGGCGACTGGCTGCTCGTGCACGCCGGCGCCGGGGGAGTGGGGACGGCGGCCATCCAGCTCGGCAAGGCCGCCGGTGCGAAGGTCATCGCCACCGCCGGCGGGGCTCGCAAGACCGAGGTCTGCACCCAGCTCGGCGCCGACCACGTCATCGACTACACGACCGAGGACTTCGTCCCGATCGTCAAGGAGATCACCGGCGGGCACGGGGCCGACATCGTCTACGACCCGGTCGGCGGCGACGTCTTCGACAAGAGCACGAAGTGCATCGCGTTCGAGGGGCGGCTCGTCGTCGTCGGGTTCACCAGCGGCCGGATGCCCGAGGCGAGGGCGAACCACCTGCTGGTCAAGAACTACAGCGTGGTGGGCCTGCACTGGGGGCTGTACCGCAAGCACGAGCCCTCGATCTTCGGGACGGTGCACGACGAGCTCGTGAAGCTGGTCGGGTCCGGCGCCGTCGACCCGCTGGTCGGCGCGGTTCATCCGCTCGAGGAGGCGCCCCAGGCGCTGATGAAGCTGGCCTCCCGCGACACGGTGGGCAAGGTCGTCCTCGTCCCGTAG
- a CDS encoding sensor histidine kinase: protein MPHATRLLLRASTWLMLILGSLYAVTLLPGVRQAPGYQAAIDWWLNTIVDGLVIVVLGLRTVIDRRDRAAWLFMTAGLVAAMAASTSYFAYYQHLEPIPSPSLADAGWLLFYALLAVGLVLRLRARAHRMPVSLSLDGLIAGLTAAALAETYVDGASVPFGDDGATPLTAAYPIADLLLLSLAVAALAMLGRSAGASWWLLCASFVTFFVTDAIYAELVERGAYIGGEPIDLGWLVARLLLAGAALASLRRVESRRVDLEGVSVLALPGVCGLAVLGLLTHGSRGAEVSWLATLVAVAAGVLMIGRTTLTFRELRALTTARQRALSERLVEAQDDERARIAADVHDDSIQALAAVDLRLGALRNRLRHRAPDEADGVETAMDAVHGAGIRLRHLLFELETPVLDAPLHDGLHEAAAQIFEDSDIAWSVEERGQATLPQQVRVSAYRIAREALVNARKHAEARHVTVTVDATHAGAEVWVIDDGIGADRTAATRSGRRHSGVVGMRDRAMASGGWWRSGPGPRGMGTAVSFFLPAPGADVSLAHPVGNGRAPVGTRDVDGA, encoded by the coding sequence GTGCCGCACGCAACCCGCCTGCTCCTGCGGGCCAGCACCTGGCTCATGCTGATCCTGGGATCGCTCTACGCGGTCACACTCCTGCCCGGTGTCCGTCAGGCTCCGGGTTACCAGGCGGCCATCGACTGGTGGCTCAACACGATCGTCGACGGCCTGGTCATCGTCGTGCTCGGGCTGCGCACCGTGATCGACCGCCGGGACCGGGCCGCCTGGCTGTTCATGACCGCCGGCCTCGTGGCGGCCATGGCCGCGAGCACCTCATACTTCGCGTACTACCAGCATCTCGAGCCCATCCCCAGCCCGTCCCTGGCCGACGCGGGTTGGCTCCTCTTCTACGCCCTGCTCGCCGTCGGCCTGGTCCTGCGACTACGCGCGCGAGCGCACCGCATGCCCGTCAGCCTCTCCCTCGACGGCCTGATCGCCGGCCTGACCGCGGCGGCGCTGGCGGAGACGTACGTGGACGGGGCGAGCGTGCCGTTCGGTGACGACGGTGCGACGCCCCTGACCGCCGCGTACCCGATCGCCGACCTGCTGCTCCTGTCCCTGGCGGTCGCCGCGCTCGCCATGCTCGGACGCAGCGCCGGCGCGTCCTGGTGGTTGCTGTGTGCGTCGTTCGTGACCTTCTTCGTCACCGACGCGATCTACGCGGAGCTCGTCGAGCGGGGGGCCTACATCGGCGGTGAGCCGATCGACCTGGGCTGGCTCGTGGCCCGCCTCCTGCTCGCCGGGGCGGCGCTGGCCTCGTTGCGCCGGGTGGAGTCGCGGCGCGTGGACCTCGAGGGGGTGAGCGTCCTGGCCCTGCCCGGCGTCTGCGGCCTCGCTGTGCTCGGTCTCCTGACCCACGGCAGCCGCGGAGCAGAGGTCAGCTGGTTGGCCACGCTCGTGGCGGTCGCCGCTGGGGTGCTCATGATCGGGCGGACGACACTGACGTTCCGGGAGCTCCGGGCCCTCACCACGGCCCGCCAGCGGGCACTGAGCGAACGCCTCGTCGAGGCCCAGGACGACGAGCGCGCCCGTATCGCCGCCGACGTCCACGACGACTCCATCCAGGCGCTGGCGGCCGTGGACCTGCGCCTGGGTGCCCTCCGGAACCGTCTGCGCCACCGCGCCCCGGACGAGGCCGACGGCGTCGAGACGGCGATGGACGCCGTGCACGGCGCGGGGATACGGCTACGGCACCTGCTGTTCGAACTGGAGACACCGGTCCTCGACGCGCCGCTGCACGACGGCCTGCACGAGGCGGCCGCGCAGATCTTCGAGGACTCCGACATCGCGTGGTCCGTGGAGGAACGGGGTCAGGCCACGCTTCCCCAGCAGGTCCGGGTCTCGGCGTACCGGATCGCCCGCGAGGCGTTGGTGAACGCCCGGAAGCACGCGGAGGCACGCCACGTCACCGTCACGGTCGACGCCACCCACGCCGGCGCGGAGGTGTGGGTCATCGACGATGGCATCGGGGCGGACCGGACCGCCGCGACGCGCTCGGGGCGCCGCCACTCGGGGGTGGTGGGGATGCGCGACCGCGCGATGGCGTCGGGCGGCTGGTGGCGGTCCGGGCCGGGCCCCCGTGGGATGGGTACCGCCGTGTCGTTCTTCCTGCCGGCGCCCGGTGCGGACGTGTCCCTCGCGCACCCCGTCGGGAACGGGCGTGCGCCGGTGGGGACGCGCGACGTCGACGGCGCGTGA
- a CDS encoding response regulator, whose product MRPEAPDGPAPAAVRVLIVDDHQMFATSLAHALQSQPDVLVVGQATSISEAQRLVASAAPDVVLLDHRLPDGDGVSAIAGLHHIRPSAQIVVLTAATSERVLVSAMEAGAAGFIAKTQRLDDVIDGVRAAAQGESVVSAKLLTRLLPRLHRQTGGGRTELTEREREILDLLARGLSNADIAQELTISVHTVRNHVANLSAKLGAHSKLEVLAIAVREGLVEGG is encoded by the coding sequence ATGCGGCCCGAGGCGCCCGACGGGCCCGCCCCCGCCGCGGTCCGGGTCCTGATCGTCGACGACCACCAGATGTTCGCCACCAGCCTCGCGCATGCCCTGCAGTCGCAACCCGATGTGCTCGTCGTGGGGCAGGCGACCTCCATCAGCGAAGCGCAGAGGTTGGTGGCTTCCGCCGCCCCGGACGTCGTCCTCCTCGACCACCGGCTGCCCGACGGTGACGGGGTGAGCGCGATCGCAGGCCTGCACCACATCCGGCCGTCCGCGCAGATCGTGGTGCTGACCGCCGCCACTTCCGAACGGGTCCTGGTCTCCGCGATGGAGGCCGGTGCCGCCGGATTCATCGCCAAGACCCAGCGGCTGGACGACGTGATCGACGGCGTGCGCGCGGCCGCGCAGGGCGAATCGGTGGTGAGCGCGAAGCTGCTCACCCGCCTCCTGCCGCGGCTGCACCGGCAGACCGGCGGTGGCCGCACCGAGCTGACCGAGCGGGAACGCGAGATCCTCGACCTGCTGGCACGGGGGCTGTCCAACGCCGACATCGCCCAGGAACTCACGATCAGCGTGCACACCGTCCGGAACCACGTCGCCAACCTCTCGGCCAAGCTCGGGGCGCACTCGAAGCTCGAGGTCCTGGCGATCGCCGTCCGCGAGGGGCTCGTCGAGGGCGGCTGA